TTTTAAATAAATAGATATTTGTCATTTAAATTATACGCAGGCTGTCGCCGCTTGATAAAATTAATTCCAAATCCGATTTGTATTCTGTTATTGTTCCTACAACTTCAACTTTTTTATTCTTGAAATCTTCAATATTCAGATTCCTGGAGCTAATTTCTGCAACCTGTTTTTCAAATACAATTAGGGTAATTTGGCTTTCACCGTCACTTATTGTCAGAAAATAATTAGTTTTTGAACTGGATTGGACAATATCTGTAATTACTCCTTGAATCGATACCTTTTCATCAATCATTGATCTGGTTATATCATTTATGCTTACTTTTTTGACTTCAATTGATGGTGTAAATATGATTAATCCGATTATTCCAATTAAAGCAGTTATTAGGGCTATTCTTAATAATTTTTCATCAGTTATTTCCATGGTTTTCATTTAGTATTCAATGTAAAAATAGCTGATAGGATTTTAATTTGTAATAGTTATTTATTTTGGTTAAATTAGATGGAGTATAATAAATTTAATTTATTCTAATTGTGGTGAAAAGGCGACGTAAATATTGTATTTGCTGAATGTTTGACTCAAGTTGTCTTTCAGCAAATACGAACCTAAAAGAAAATATTAAATATTATTGGTGTTATGTGGCCTTCAATAATCGCTGCAATAATTAATAAGACAAAAGTTATGCAGATAATTAGCAGAATATCTTTAACTAATAGCTCATTTTCATGCTATATTTCTTTAATATTATAATTTTTAGATAGTATTGATTTTATAATATTAATCTCCAATTTTGTTATGATGAATGCACCAGTTAAAGCAAATTGATGCAGTATATTCAAAGATTCCATGTGGTAAAATTCCAAATATCCAAAGTGGAA
This is a stretch of genomic DNA from Methanobrevibacter sp.. It encodes these proteins:
- a CDS encoding OB-fold nucleic acid binding domain-containing protein — protein: MKTMEITDEKLLRIALITALIGIIGLIIFTPSIEVKKVSINDITRSMIDEKVSIQGVITDIVQSSSKTNYFLTISDGESQITLIVFEKQVAEISSRNLNIEDFKNKKVEVVGTITEYKSDLELILSSGDSLRII